One window from the genome of Anopheles merus strain MAF chromosome 3R, AmerM5.1, whole genome shotgun sequence encodes:
- the LOC121597655 gene encoding sphingomyelin phosphodiesterase 1-like, producing the protein MFPTWSTFCVAFFGVFCVACFAQRAAVPGSPRGTPYRINLAQYNQALLPRVRTLLGAAELAEEQYVPYFELLPEYRDRLSGNFLLDGFARARDAARCLTCMSSSYLFLSYYNETIANGRGDTERVWTFAKRICRLLGFKQYLCEGVVNMNGQVIEYVLRNRRPFPEPEDICQIFLQEQDCVRDGRSITEAALYRSVDITPPAVQEEQVRSRMYTPPDAGGSCSANPAPKKPPLTIVHLTDIHYDPEYVVGVNADCKAEACCRTLPDLAPATPETAAGYWSDYRDCDTPWHGVVDVMEHIRRQHPKIDAIYFTGDIVHHFTWNTSIETNEGAMRQVFDLMKRVFPGVPLYPVLGNHESHPANLYAPHDVEASYRMDYLYDFIADQWADWLPIKDIRPTLTEGGYYTVRTPYGVRIIGLNNNPCFVHNFWLFYSLDYFMPQLQWLHDTLLQAERDNERVHILAHVPSYDDSCFIGWTREYRKIVERFAHIIAGQFNGHSHVDEFNLYYSRDDPSRAVNVAWNGGSTTTFTKLNPNYKVFQFDPVTFEPLEQETWMYNLTDANLTPDQRPSWYRLYSFKSYYQLPDLSVDSLHRLVQRFAQSEQQLHRYWQAKQKYSDPLLQEGCTSTCLRNALCAIVRTEHDDERACELLYERAAQSNATTTQSG; encoded by the exons ATGTTTCCAACTTGGAGCACTTTTTGTGTGGCGTTTTTCGGTGTTTTTTGCGTGGCATGCTTTGCCCAACGTGCTGCCGTTCCCGGATCTCCACGCGGAACACCGTACAGGATTAATTTAG CACAATACAATCAGGCACTGTTGCCAAGGGTGCGCACCCTGCTCGGGGCGGCTGAGCTAGCGGAGGAGCAGTATGTGCCGTACTTCGAGCTGCTGCCCGAGTATCGCGACCGGCTCAGTGGAAACTTCCTGCTCGATGGATTTGCACGCGCTCGGGATGCTGCCCGGTGCCTTACCTGCATGTCCAGCTCGTACCTGTTCCTGAGCTACTACAACGAAACGATCGCAAATGGGCGGGGGGACACGGAGCGGGTGTGGACGTTCGCGAAGCGTATCTGTCGACTGCTCGGCTTCAAGCAGTACCTGTGCGAGGGTGTGGTCAACATGAACGGGCAAGTGATTGAGTATGTGTTGCGGAACCGCAGGCCATTCCCGGAGCCGGAAGACATCTGCCAGATATTCCTGCAGGAGCAGGACTGTGTGCGTGATGGGAGAAGCATTACGGAGGCGGCTCTCTATCGCTCCGTTGACATTACACCACCGGCGGTGCAGGAGGAACAGGTTCGTTCGCGAATGTATACCCCACCGGATGCGGGTGGTTCTTGTTCGGCAAATCCTGCACCAAAGAAACCACCGCTAACGATTGTACACCTCACGGACATCCACTACGATCCGGAGTATGTGGTCGGTGTGAATGCGGACTGTAAGGCGGAGGCGTGCTGTCGAACGCTGCCCGATCTGGCGCCCGCAACGCCGGAAACGGCAGCCGGCTACTGGAGCGACTATCGGGACTGTGACACACCGTGGCACGGTGTGGTCGACGTGATGGAGCACATACGCCGGCAGCATCCGAAGATTGATGCGATCTACTTCACCGGGGACATTGTGCATCACTTCACCTGGAACACGTCGATCGAAACGAACGAGGGTGCGATGCGGCAGGTGTTCGATTTGATGAAGCGCGTCTTCCCGGGTGTCCCGTTGTATCCGGTGTTGGGTAATCACGAATCACACCCGGCTAATTT GTACGCTCCACATGACGTAGAGGCATCATATCGGATGGATTATTTGTACGACTTTATCGCGGACCAGTGGGCCGATTGGCTGCCAATCAAAGACATCCGTCCAACGCTAACGGAAGGTGGCTACTACACCGTGCGAACGCCTTACGGCGTGCGCATCATCGGGCTCAACAACAATCCCTGCTTCGTGCACAACTTCTGGCTGTTCTACAGCCTCGACTACTTTATGCCACAGCTCCAGTGGCTGCACGACACACTCCTGCAAGCCGAGCGGGACAATGAACGAGTTCACATCCTAGCGCATGTCCCTTCGTACGATGACTCCTGCTTTATCGGGTGGACGCGCGAGTACCGGAAGATTGTGGAACGGTTTGCGCACATCATTGCGGGCCAGTTTAACGGACACTCGCACGTGGACGAGTTCAATCTGTACTACAGCCGGGACGATCCATCGCGTGCAGTGAACGTGGCATGGAACGGTGGCTCTACGACCACGTTCACGAAGCTCAATCCCAACTACAAGGTGTTCCAGTTCGATCCAGTTACGTTT GAACCGCTGGAACAAGAAACCTGGATGTACAACCTTACGGATGCGAACTTAACGCCCGATCAGCGTCCTTCCTGGTATCGTTTGTACAGCTTCAAGAGCTACTATCAACTGCCGGATCTCAGTGTGGACTCCCTGCACAGGCTTGTCCAACGGTTTGCTCAATCGGAACAGCAGCTCCATCGGTACTGGCAAGCGAAGCAAAAGTATTCCGATCCACTACTTCAGGAAGGCTGCACCAGTACCTGTCTGCGCAATGCATTGTGCGCTATCGTACGTACCGAGCATGACGATGAAAGAGCCTGTGAGCTACTATACGAACGAGCGGCTCAATCAAACGCTACTACCACGCAATCTGGCTAA